The sequence below is a genomic window from Pleurocapsa sp. PCC 7327.
TCTACGATCGCATTCGGGACAATCTGGTTCAGTTCCCCGATCTCTCGATTAACGAAACGGTTGATAATGCCGTCAATCAAACGTTAGGGCGATCGATCAACACGACCCTGACGACGTTACTCCCCCTAGTCGCTATTTTTTTCCTGGGGGGAGAAACGCTCAAGTATTTCGCCCTAGCGTTGATTGTAGGTTTTATTGCGGGCGCGTATTCGAGTATCTTTATCGCCAGTACTCTCTTGGCTTGGTGGCGCAACCGCCAGCCCAAATCGGCAGTCGCGAAGTCCGGCTCTTAACTAGAAGATATAGATAGCGCCAGTTCGATGCACGTTAACCGTGCTGTCCCCCGCCCGAGCGCGATCGCCCGGTAAAATCGTAACGGTTAGCAGATTGTTAGAAGCGGCTACGTCAAACTTCAAGCTACTAGCGAACTCGCTATTGCTTGGCGATGCAATGGGATTAATCAACAGGTTAGCATCGAGAGGAACGTAGGTTAAAGTAGCGCTTTCCCTTGACGCTAACTGTCTCGGCGAAAATTCATTGGTCGTCAAGGCGTATTCAATCTGCTCGCCTGTCTGGTTGATCAATTTAACTTGAAAAGGACGTTGCGGGTCGATTCTGGCGGCAGGTTGCCAGTAACCGGGCTTAAAAGTTTCAGCCGGCGGGTTAGTTTTTTTCGGAGCGGGAGTTGGGTTTTCAGATGCTGCCAGGGGTTGTGTTTCTGACAAGATAACCTCGTTTTTTTGGGCAGCGCTCAAATTGATTTGAGCTTGTGGCTTCGGTTGCGACTCATTGGCGTTGGAGTTGGCAGCAGCATCTGCAGGGGGTTGCTTTGGCGCAGGGGTTTCTCGAGCGGCGGGAGTTGGTTCGTCTTTTAAAGGAATCGAATCAGATCGTTCGAGAAGGGGGTTTTCGAGCGGTTCTGCTTGTCTGCTTTGAGGGGAGGCAGTCTCCTCAGACTGAGTTGCCTTTTTCTCGGAGTTTTCTTCGGGTGCTTTGGTTTGTCGCTCGACTTTTTGTTCTGTTTTTGCATTCACCGAAGATTCCGTTTGCTCCCCACCTCTTCGCGAAACTAGCTCGGAGATCTGACTTTGGAGGCGTCGCACTTTTTCGGTCAGCTCTTTTTGATAATTAGCGAACTCTTCTTGGGATTGCGAGGTAGACTCTGGAGTAGTGCTAGGTACTTCAGACGCTCCAAGCGATGAGTCTTTAGTACCGCCGAGGCGATCGCTAATCTCTTGCAATTCTTTTTTGCCCTCGAAGGAAGACGCTTCAGCTACTTTCTTCTGCGCTTGGGCATCCCCTTTGGCAGTTTTTGGCAACGGTCGATCGCTGGCACAGTTATTGAAAACTTCGCACACAAAGGCGATTTTAGAAGATCGCTCGCCAATCGCCCACCCTCCTATCAACGATCCCGCGACTAAAACGCCTGCGGTCAGCCAGCGCACAGAAGAGACAACCGACTGTCTTCTTCCAATTGGCTGAGAAGTTCGTTTTCTGCGCTGATGTTGGCTGGGAAGCTTACTTTTCGCTTTGGCTTGAACGCTCGTACCCCGGTCGATTTGAAGGCTCGTCCCTGGCTCTTGAATGACCGTGCGCTGCTGAGAAGGAAAACTTCTTTTCGCTGTCGATGAAGGGGGTTTGAGATAGGAATGAGCGATTAAGGTATCATCTTCGCTCCCAAACTCTGTCTGTTCTCCTTCGTTGCGATAGTAACTAGGGGGTTGGGCTAGACGAGGAGGCATCGATGAGAGCGAGCTTCTCTGCGGCAAAATAGTTGACAGAGCTATTAGGACTTCGCTGGCAGATTGAAAGCGGTCTTTGGGAATTTCTGCCAGCATCTTGTCTAGAATCAGGCCGAGAGAAGGGTGAAGCTTGACAAATTTTCGCCACTGCCACTTGAGAGAGTATCCGTCGCATAGTTCGCTGGGATGTCTTCCTGTCAGAAGCACGAGAGCGGTTACTGCCAGGGAATAGAGATCGCTATTGGGATAGCATTGACCGAGACGCAGCTGTTCCGGCGGTGAATAGCCCGCCTTTCCTACCATCGTTCCCCGAACTGAAGCAGCCGTTTCTTCGCTCCCGATCTGACTTCCTATCTGAGTGATCACCTGCTTGACTACCCCAAAGTCGATCAATACAGGTTTGTTCCCCTGGTTTGGGAACATGATGTTATCTGGAGAAATGTCTCGATGAATGATGTGACGACTGTGGATGTTCTCTAGAACGGGCAGTAGGTCTTTAAGCCATTGCAGTACTTCGACTTCCGAGAAAACTTTTCCCAGGGCAAGACGTTCTTGGAGTAGTTCGCAATAAGTCTTGCCATCGATATACTCTTGTACGAGGAACAACCGTCCTCGGTCTTCAAAAAAGCCAAAACATTGAGGGATTTGAGGATGCTGGAGCTTGCACAGAACTTGTGCTTCTTGCTCGAAGAGCGAGTAACACTTTTGTATGACCGATTCTCTGTTGTCTGCTGGGGCAAATTCCTTCAGGACGCGGAGCTGAGCCGAATTCTGGTTGTCGAAAACTAGATAGGTACAACCGCAACTTCCATATCCTAATGTTCGTTGCACCAGGTAGCGATCGCCCACTAGAGTCCCAGGAGAAAGTTCTGCTGTTGCCCTCATAGAAGAAGCTCTCAATTCAATAGAAACCGTGTTTTACGTTAAAAGTAAAAAGTAAAGAACTTGTTTAGGAAAATTTAATAATCTATTTTTTGGAATAGTCCTAATTGGAGGACTTTCCTTGATAGAGATTATGTTCCCTCGAAATGCTAATTTTATTTTTGTTAACTTAAACTCTTGCTTTGCTAACAGTTTAGCAGATAAAAGATCGATGACCTACAAACGCCGCCAATTCTTAATATTTATCGTGGGAACTGTAGGCGGTTTGGGACTCGCGACCTGCGCTCGCCAAGCACTCCCGAATCGCGAAACGACAACCGAACCGACCGCCTCGAACCCGTCAGCCGCCCCCAAAGGATTAACCGCTCCCGTGCGGGGGGACGCGCGCATCGTTGTCATCAGCGATCTCAATAGTTCCTATGGCTCGACGAGTTACGAACCAGAAGTCGATCGCGCGATCGCGCTCATTCCCGATTGGCAACCCGATCTCGTTCTATGCGGCGGCGACATGGTAGCCGCTCAAAAGCGCTCCCTCAGCGAAGCTCAGCTTAAAGCCATGTGGGAAGCTTTCGATCGCCACGTAGCGGCTCCCCTGAGAAAAGCAGCCATTCCTCTGGGCTTTACTATCGGCAATCACGACGGTTCGGGAGCCTTAGCGCGAGGGAAATTTATCTTCGCGCGCGATCGCCAGTTAGCCGCCGCCTATTGGAACGATCCCAATCATAATCCCGGCTTGCAATTTGTCGATCGCGCGGGTTATCCTTTCTACTACACCTTTACGCAGAACGGCATTTTTTATCTCGTTTGGGATGCTTCGACTCATATCATCCCCTCAGAACAAATCGCCTGGGCACAAAAAAGCCTTGCCAGTCCTGCGGCTAGGCAAGCTAAGATGCGAATCGCTCTCGGTCATCTGCCTCTCTATGCCGTAGCAGCGGGCAGAGATACAGCCGGGAATTATCTTGCCGATGCCGAGCGCTTGCGCTCTCTACTGGAGAGCTATCGAGTTCATACCTACATTAGCGGACACCATCACGCCTATTTTCCGGGAAAGCAGGGCAAATTAGAGTTGCTTCATGCAGGGGCAATCGGAAGCGGTCCTCGCAAGTTATTGAATAGCAATCTTCCGCCTCGCAAGACGCTAACAGTAGTCGATGTCAATCTCAAGTCCGAATCGACTGTCTACACTACCTACGACATGAAAACCCTCGCCATAGTTGACATCAAAACTTTACCGAGAATGATTGTCGGACCTAACGGAAAAGTGCTGCGTCGGGATCTGGGGTGAGAAGATTTAAGCAAACCCGATCTATTGAGAGTCTTCTATCCCTTCTACATCTCCTTTCTGCATTCGGAAGGGTACGCTCCTATGCAACAATAGTAAGGTTATTCAAAAATGAATGCTCGATTAGGCTATGAAGCCGATCTAGTAAGAGAGAGAGAACCAAAGATGAAAGTTGGCGATCGCGTTCGCGTTACTAAATCAGTTGTAGTTTATCATTACCCAAAAAGTAAAAACCAACCCTTGGATCTCAAAGGCATGGAGGGAGAAATCATCGATATCGTGACTAATTGGCAGGGAAGACCTGTCAGCGCCAACCTTCCGATTGTAGTTAAGTTTGAAAAAAACTTTAAAGCGCATTTTCGAGAAGACGAAGTAGAAGTTATTTAAATGCCGAAGTTTGAAAGTAGAATTCCGTGTTGCGATCGAAATGACTATAGGCAAACGAGTCAGCCAACGCACGAGAGGAGTGAAAGCCAAAACGACACTCCTATGTGGCTTTCTGTCGCTCGCGATCGTTTTAATGGCGGTCTTGGGTTGGATAATCCCTGCCTTTACCCAACAAGTCGTCACTGTCTCGGTTTTAATGCACGCTCCCGAAGCCGCCGAGTGGAAACCTTCCGTTGAAGAATTTCATCAAACTCACCCCAACATTCGCATAGAAGTTATTGAAGGTCCCAACGATGCCGACCAGCGAGAGGATCTCTACACTTCCTCTTTTCTGTTGGGAAATTCTCCCTACGATCTCGTTTTTATGGATGTTACCTGGGCATCGAAATTTGCGGCGGCAGGGTGGCTGATGGATCTATCGGATAGACTCTCTCCCGAACGGTTATCTGCCTTTCTGGAGGGGGATGTCAATGGCGGTCGCTATCAAGGAAAACTCTATCGCATTCCCCTGCGTTCCGATGCAGGTATGCTTTACTATCGTAAAGATTTATTAGAACGAGCCGGGTACGCCCCCCCCGAAACCTTTGCAGAACTGGTTGAAATCTCTCGATCGCTACAACAACAAGGATTGGTCGATTGGGGCTACCTCTGGCAAGGCAAACAATATGAGGGTTTATCAGCAATGTTTGTCGAAATTCTCAAAGGATATGGAGGATTTTGGGTCGATCCACAAACTTTGGAAGTGGGACTCGATCGCCCGGAAGCCATACAAGCCGTCCAGTTTTTACGCAGTACTATTGAGAAAGGCATTTCTCCACCCGGCACAACCACCTATACCGAAGAAGAAACCCGCCTCTTATTCCAAAATGGCAAAGCGATTTTTTTGCGCAATTGGCCCTATGTTTTTAGCCTAGCTGCCCAAGAAGGTTCGG
It includes:
- a CDS encoding protein kinase, giving the protein MRATAELSPGTLVGDRYLVQRTLGYGSCGCTYLVFDNQNSAQLRVLKEFAPADNRESVIQKCYSLFEQEAQVLCKLQHPQIPQCFGFFEDRGRLFLVQEYIDGKTYCELLQERLALGKVFSEVEVLQWLKDLLPVLENIHSRHIIHRDISPDNIMFPNQGNKPVLIDFGVVKQVITQIGSQIGSEETAASVRGTMVGKAGYSPPEQLRLGQCYPNSDLYSLAVTALVLLTGRHPSELCDGYSLKWQWRKFVKLHPSLGLILDKMLAEIPKDRFQSASEVLIALSTILPQRSSLSSMPPRLAQPPSYYRNEGEQTEFGSEDDTLIAHSYLKPPSSTAKRSFPSQQRTVIQEPGTSLQIDRGTSVQAKAKSKLPSQHQRRKRTSQPIGRRQSVVSSVRWLTAGVLVAGSLIGGWAIGERSSKIAFVCEVFNNCASDRPLPKTAKGDAQAQKKVAEASSFEGKKELQEISDRLGGTKDSSLGASEVPSTTPESTSQSQEEFANYQKELTEKVRRLQSQISELVSRRGGEQTESSVNAKTEQKVERQTKAPEENSEKKATQSEETASPQSRQAEPLENPLLERSDSIPLKDEPTPAARETPAPKQPPADAAANSNANESQPKPQAQINLSAAQKNEVILSETQPLAASENPTPAPKKTNPPAETFKPGYWQPAARIDPQRPFQVKLINQTGEQIEYALTTNEFSPRQLASRESATLTYVPLDANLLINPIASPSNSEFASSLKFDVAASNNLLTVTILPGDRARAGDSTVNVHRTGAIYIF
- a CDS encoding metallophosphoesterase; the encoded protein is MTYKRRQFLIFIVGTVGGLGLATCARQALPNRETTTEPTASNPSAAPKGLTAPVRGDARIVVISDLNSSYGSTSYEPEVDRAIALIPDWQPDLVLCGGDMVAAQKRSLSEAQLKAMWEAFDRHVAAPLRKAAIPLGFTIGNHDGSGALARGKFIFARDRQLAAAYWNDPNHNPGLQFVDRAGYPFYYTFTQNGIFYLVWDASTHIIPSEQIAWAQKSLASPAARQAKMRIALGHLPLYAVAAGRDTAGNYLADAERLRSLLESYRVHTYISGHHHAYFPGKQGKLELLHAGAIGSGPRKLLNSNLPPRKTLTVVDVNLKSESTVYTTYDMKTLAIVDIKTLPRMIVGPNGKVLRRDLG
- a CDS encoding ferredoxin-thioredoxin reductase variable chain, translating into MKVGDRVRVTKSVVVYHYPKSKNQPLDLKGMEGEIIDIVTNWQGRPVSANLPIVVKFEKNFKAHFREDEVEVI
- a CDS encoding ABC transporter substrate-binding protein, translating into MTIGKRVSQRTRGVKAKTTLLCGFLSLAIVLMAVLGWIIPAFTQQVVTVSVLMHAPEAAEWKPSVEEFHQTHPNIRIEVIEGPNDADQREDLYTSSFLLGNSPYDLVFMDVTWASKFAAAGWLMDLSDRLSPERLSAFLEGDVNGGRYQGKLYRIPLRSDAGMLYYRKDLLERAGYAPPETFAELVEISRSLQQQGLVDWGYLWQGKQYEGLSAMFVEILKGYGGFWVDPQTLEVGLDRPEAIQAVQFLRSTIEKGISPPGTTTYTEEETRLLFQNGKAIFLRNWPYVFSLAAQEGSAIIGKYGIKPMVHAPGRDSGACQGGWGLGIAKTSQHPDEAWKVIEFLTSEEIQRKFILATGKVPSLKSLFNDPTVVAKYPHYPQLLEVIENAALRPPIAQYAQASDILQRYLSAAIANRISPEKAMKAAADETRRLLNR